One window of Chloroflexus aggregans DSM 9485 genomic DNA carries:
- a CDS encoding metallophosphoesterase has translation MASIISSRQTTTKPQPRLRYSPRWIGAGLVSGILAGAAGLYGGPLIAATLAGVGAVGAGYALAVEPRRIQLHLHDLHFRDLPAGLEGLRIGQLSDLHLGHRYSFTNAQRAIDLLLAAQPDLIVLTGDLVQTRSAIARLPDVVSRLHAPLGIYAVPGNHDYWEGMPHIADILREHRIQLLINRHRVIERNGARLLLVGVDDHWDGRPDLALALGGAPKHDFRLLLAHCPDIADEAAAYGFHLQLSGHTHGGHVRAPGLGPLCLPRHGWRYDMGHFQVGAMQLFVSRGIGGIPLRFGCPPEVNLFRLYRTDA, from the coding sequence ATGGCTTCGATTATCTCCTCACGGCAAACGACGACCAAACCACAACCACGACTACGCTATTCACCGCGGTGGATCGGGGCCGGGCTGGTCAGTGGTATCCTGGCCGGCGCAGCCGGTCTTTACGGTGGACCACTGATTGCAGCCACCCTGGCCGGGGTAGGCGCAGTGGGGGCCGGTTATGCCCTCGCAGTCGAGCCACGCCGGATACAACTTCACCTCCACGACCTACATTTTCGCGATCTGCCGGCCGGTTTGGAAGGATTGCGCATTGGTCAACTCAGCGATCTGCACCTCGGTCACCGCTACAGCTTTACCAATGCGCAGCGGGCCATCGACCTACTTTTGGCCGCGCAACCCGATCTGATCGTGCTAACCGGTGATCTCGTGCAGACACGAAGTGCGATTGCGCGACTGCCGGATGTCGTAAGCCGCTTACACGCGCCACTCGGCATCTATGCGGTACCCGGCAATCACGACTATTGGGAAGGAATGCCGCACATTGCCGATATTTTACGCGAACATCGCATTCAGTTGCTCATCAACCGTCATCGGGTGATCGAACGCAACGGGGCGCGGCTCTTGCTCGTCGGAGTTGATGATCACTGGGATGGCCGGCCCGATCTCGCGCTCGCGCTTGGTGGAGCACCCAAGCACGATTTTCGCCTCTTGCTTGCGCACTGTCCCGACATCGCCGACGAAGCAGCGGCCTACGGTTTTCATTTACAACTATCCGGACACACTCACGGCGGCCACGTGCGCGCGCCCGGTCTCGGCCCACTCTGCTTACCACGCCACGGTTGGCGCTACGATATGGGTCATTTTCAGGTCGGCGCGATGCAGCTCTTCGTGAGTCGGGGCATTGGCGGTATACCGTTACGATTCGGCTGCCCACCGGAAGTCAATCTGTTCCGGCTATATCGTACCGACGCCTAA
- the uvrC gene encoding excinuclease ABC subunit UvrC, protein MDLSHTAVRDHAAFLERLRLVPDQPGVYLWKDATGRLLYVGKSKRLRDRMRSYFGSPRSLSGKTRRLVSHIADFEIIVTQSELEALLLEMNLIKQHRPPYNILLKDDKTYPYIKVTVNEEWPRVFATRQVLNDGARYFGPYASAGSVYHALDILNRLFAFRPPYECKDDKFNRHRKQGKPCLYYQMRRCLGPCVPGLVTKETYRQAIDSVCRFLEGKSDQIVRELRAQMEEAAERLEFERAAYLRDRIQAIEKISERQQVLRTVDTDQDVIAFAREDGSAVVQVLFIRGGKLINAEPFTLQGTEDESDEALLTSFLTQFYQHAPSIPPSLLLAEHVEEPLIIASWLQQKSGHRVEITVPRRGEKKQLVEMAAANARQKLREIREQWLHSEQRAVAALSELRDLLELPALPRRIECYDVSNTQGQQSVASMVVFEHGEPRPAHYRRFKIKTVSGANDVASLREVISRRFRRAAEALGDTQQAAAAVEVEGENDSPAEPTDTARQALERWADLPDLLLVDGGVAQVAAVEAALHELGFTQIPVVGVAKGPDRNRFDLVRIGQDPLVLARDSKALALVQRIDEEAHRFAITYHRKLRNKATLRSPLDEIPGIGPKRKRALLKAFGSIDGIRRASIDELAAVPGMTRKAAEELKSLL, encoded by the coding sequence ATGGATCTCTCACATACCGCAGTTCGTGATCACGCCGCATTTCTTGAGCGGCTCCGCTTAGTTCCCGATCAGCCGGGTGTCTATCTCTGGAAAGACGCCACCGGTCGCTTGCTCTATGTCGGCAAAAGCAAGCGTCTGCGCGACCGGATGCGTTCCTATTTTGGCTCGCCGCGTAGCCTTAGTGGGAAGACACGCCGTTTGGTCAGCCACATCGCCGATTTTGAGATTATCGTTACCCAAAGCGAGTTAGAGGCGCTGCTGTTAGAGATGAACTTGATTAAACAGCATCGCCCGCCGTATAACATTTTGCTCAAAGACGATAAGACGTATCCCTACATCAAAGTCACCGTCAACGAAGAGTGGCCGCGCGTCTTCGCCACCCGACAGGTGCTCAACGATGGAGCACGCTATTTTGGCCCCTATGCCAGCGCCGGTTCGGTCTACCATGCTCTCGATATTCTCAATCGTCTGTTCGCCTTTCGCCCACCCTACGAGTGCAAAGACGATAAGTTCAATCGTCATCGTAAACAAGGTAAGCCCTGTCTCTACTACCAAATGCGCCGTTGTCTAGGGCCGTGTGTGCCGGGGTTGGTGACGAAAGAGACCTACCGACAGGCTATCGATTCGGTCTGCCGTTTTCTCGAGGGCAAGAGTGACCAAATCGTGCGCGAGTTGCGCGCCCAGATGGAAGAAGCCGCCGAACGGCTTGAGTTTGAACGTGCCGCCTATCTGCGTGACCGTATTCAAGCCATCGAGAAGATATCCGAGCGCCAACAGGTCTTGCGTACCGTTGATACCGACCAAGATGTGATTGCGTTTGCCCGTGAAGATGGTAGCGCGGTGGTGCAAGTACTGTTTATTCGCGGTGGTAAGCTGATCAACGCCGAACCGTTTACGTTGCAAGGTACTGAAGACGAGAGCGACGAGGCGTTGCTTACTTCGTTCCTCACCCAGTTCTATCAGCATGCACCGAGCATCCCACCGAGCTTGTTGCTGGCCGAACATGTTGAAGAACCACTGATTATTGCGTCATGGTTGCAGCAGAAGAGTGGGCACCGCGTTGAAATTACGGTGCCCCGCCGTGGCGAGAAGAAGCAGTTGGTTGAGATGGCTGCCGCCAATGCCCGTCAGAAGTTGCGCGAAATCCGCGAGCAGTGGCTCCATTCCGAGCAACGGGCGGTCGCCGCATTGAGCGAATTGCGCGATCTGCTCGAGTTACCCGCGTTGCCCCGCCGGATCGAGTGCTACGATGTCTCAAATACGCAGGGCCAGCAGTCGGTGGCGAGCATGGTGGTGTTCGAGCACGGCGAGCCGCGCCCCGCACACTACCGCCGTTTCAAGATCAAGACGGTCAGCGGTGCCAATGATGTCGCTTCGCTGCGCGAGGTGATCAGTCGTCGCTTCCGTCGCGCCGCCGAGGCGCTTGGTGATACTCAGCAGGCTGCCGCTGCGGTTGAGGTTGAAGGCGAGAACGACTCTCCCGCCGAACCGACCGATACGGCGCGGCAGGCGCTCGAACGCTGGGCCGATTTGCCCGATCTGCTGCTGGTCGATGGGGGAGTAGCACAAGTGGCGGCGGTTGAGGCCGCTTTACACGAGTTGGGTTTTACCCAGATACCGGTTGTTGGTGTGGCGAAAGGGCCGGATCGGAACCGTTTTGATCTCGTCCGCATCGGTCAAGATCCGTTGGTGCTGGCCCGTGATAGCAAGGCGTTGGCCCTTGTCCAGCGGATCGATGAAGAGGCCCACCGCTTCGCCATTACGTATCATCGGAAATTGCGCAACAAAGCGACCCTTCGCTCGCCGTTGGACGAGATTCCGGGGATCGGTCCCAAACGTAAACGTGCCTTGCTCAAGGCATTCGGTTCCATCGACGGTATCCGCCGGGCCAGTATCGACGAACTTGCCGCCGTGCCCGGTATGACCCGCAAAGCCGCCGAAGAGTTGAAGAGTTTGCTCTAG
- a CDS encoding carboxyl transferase domain-containing protein, producing MSIIHSHIQTNSADFQANFAYHQALAADLRERLAKIRQGGGPEQRRRHEERGKLFVRDRIDTLIDPDSAFLEIGALAAYNVYDEEVPAAGIVCGIGRVTGRPVMIIANDATVKGGTYFPLTVKKHLRAQEIARENRLPCIYLVDSGGAYLPLQSEVFPDRDHFGRIFYNQAQMSAEGIPQIACVMGSCTAGGAYVPAMSDEVVIVKGNGTIFLGGPPLVKAATGEEVTAEELGGADVHTRISGVADYFANDDREALAIVRDIVAHLGPRQRAQWELRDPEPPRYDPHEIYGILPRDFRQSYDVREVIARIVDGSRLHEFKARYGTTLVCGFAHIEGFPVGILANNGILFSESALKGAHFIELCCARNIPLVFLQNITGFMVGKQYENGGIAKDGAKLVTAVSCANVPKFTVIIGGSFGAGNYGMCGRAFQPRQLWMWPNARISVMGGMQAANVLLTVRRDNLRARGQDMTPEEQERFMAPILAKYEQEGHPYYASARLWDDGVIDPVETRRVLALGLAAAAEAPIQPTRFGVFRM from the coding sequence ATGTCGATTATTCATTCCCATATTCAAACCAACAGCGCCGATTTTCAAGCCAATTTCGCCTATCATCAGGCGCTGGCCGCCGATCTGCGTGAACGGTTGGCTAAAATCCGGCAGGGTGGCGGCCCCGAACAACGTCGTCGCCACGAAGAACGGGGCAAGCTCTTTGTCCGTGACCGGATCGATACCTTGATCGATCCCGATAGCGCCTTTCTCGAAATCGGTGCGCTCGCTGCTTACAACGTCTACGATGAAGAGGTGCCCGCTGCCGGTATCGTCTGCGGTATTGGTCGTGTCACCGGTCGCCCGGTGATGATCATCGCGAACGATGCTACCGTGAAGGGTGGTACCTACTTCCCGCTCACCGTTAAGAAGCATCTCCGTGCCCAAGAGATTGCACGCGAGAATCGCTTGCCCTGTATCTATCTGGTTGATAGCGGTGGCGCGTATCTTCCCCTCCAGAGCGAAGTGTTCCCCGACCGAGACCATTTTGGCCGCATTTTCTACAATCAGGCGCAGATGTCGGCGGAAGGTATTCCGCAAATCGCATGTGTGATGGGAAGTTGTACTGCCGGTGGAGCGTATGTGCCGGCCATGAGCGACGAAGTGGTGATTGTGAAGGGTAACGGCACGATCTTTCTCGGCGGGCCACCGTTGGTGAAGGCGGCTACCGGCGAAGAGGTCACCGCCGAAGAACTCGGTGGAGCCGATGTCCATACCCGCATCTCTGGCGTTGCCGACTATTTTGCCAACGATGACCGCGAGGCGCTGGCGATTGTGCGCGATATTGTCGCTCATCTGGGGCCGCGCCAGCGCGCCCAGTGGGAGCTGCGCGATCCTGAACCGCCACGCTACGACCCGCATGAAATCTATGGCATCCTGCCACGCGATTTTCGCCAGAGTTACGATGTTCGGGAAGTGATTGCCCGTATTGTCGACGGGAGCCGGTTGCACGAGTTTAAAGCCCGCTACGGTACGACCCTTGTTTGCGGCTTTGCCCATATCGAAGGTTTTCCGGTCGGTATCCTCGCTAACAATGGTATTCTCTTTAGCGAAAGTGCCCTCAAAGGCGCACATTTTATCGAGTTGTGTTGCGCCCGTAATATTCCTCTCGTTTTCTTGCAAAATATTACCGGCTTTATGGTCGGCAAACAGTACGAAAACGGTGGCATTGCCAAAGATGGGGCCAAGCTGGTGACGGCGGTGAGTTGCGCGAATGTGCCGAAATTTACCGTCATTATCGGGGGAAGTTTTGGCGCCGGTAATTATGGTATGTGTGGACGAGCCTTCCAACCACGTCAGCTCTGGATGTGGCCGAATGCGCGGATTAGTGTGATGGGAGGAATGCAGGCTGCCAATGTGCTCCTCACCGTGCGCCGCGACAATCTGCGCGCCCGTGGCCAAGACATGACGCCCGAAGAACAAGAACGGTTTATGGCGCCGATCTTGGCAAAGTATGAGCAAGAAGGTCATCCCTATTACGCAAGTGCTCGGCTGTGGGATGATGGTGTCATCGACCCGGTCGAAACGCGGCGGGTGTTGGCACTAGGGCTGGCTGCCGCCGCCGAGGCTCCTATCCAACCGACGCGGTTTGGCGTCTTCCGTATGTAG
- a CDS encoding DUF58 domain-containing protein: MTFLRAVTLLALIWLAFDPGPAVSFAVYVLIGVQVIGWLWPRLAGRYIVWQRHAPLVLAPDEVGEVTITISYQGRLPLPYLIVTEDVPPSLSAVTRKRWVLSLRPGQRYTLRYQVQGRQRGLYWLGPLRLVIGTVIDRNEVLIGEHQPTPLTIVPHVVPLPLLELPAGLPYSQERRRLSLFDDPAQTIGVRHYRPGDSPRLIDWKTSARLGELHVRELAPVIARMTVIALEFSETAYRGRFARDDRERAVIATASLATTLINRQQAVGLCSNGYDPLTKAPIVPLLPRAEHDHLRTLLLLLGRIEPVSTGSVLTELSSGTLNLSWGSTLITVTAALDEAWLAGLTMLRRRGLYVAVILADPGPSDVLQARRYGIAAYRLDRAGGIVVDA, encoded by the coding sequence ATGACTTTTTTGCGTGCCGTTACCCTGCTTGCCCTGATCTGGCTGGCTTTTGACCCTGGCCCGGCAGTGAGTTTCGCCGTCTACGTCTTGATCGGTGTGCAGGTCATCGGCTGGCTGTGGCCGCGTCTAGCCGGCCGGTACATCGTTTGGCAACGGCACGCGCCGCTCGTGCTCGCCCCTGATGAAGTTGGTGAAGTGACGATCACGATTTCGTATCAGGGGCGCCTGCCGTTACCCTATCTCATCGTGACCGAAGATGTGCCGCCGTCGTTGAGTGCTGTCACCCGCAAACGTTGGGTGCTGAGCCTGCGCCCTGGTCAGCGGTACACGCTTCGCTATCAGGTGCAGGGCCGTCAACGTGGTCTCTACTGGTTGGGACCGTTGCGGCTCGTGATCGGTACGGTGATCGACCGCAATGAGGTGTTGATCGGCGAACACCAGCCGACGCCACTAACGATTGTTCCGCATGTTGTCCCGTTACCGCTGCTCGAATTACCCGCCGGTCTGCCTTATAGCCAAGAGCGGCGTCGCTTGAGTTTGTTCGATGATCCGGCTCAAACAATCGGTGTCCGTCACTATCGGCCCGGCGACTCGCCCCGCTTGATCGACTGGAAGACGAGTGCCCGACTGGGTGAGTTGCATGTGCGTGAGTTGGCGCCGGTGATCGCCCGGATGACCGTTATTGCCCTTGAATTTAGTGAAACAGCGTACCGGGGCCGTTTTGCCCGTGATGACCGTGAACGGGCTGTGATCGCGACGGCCTCGTTGGCGACGACTCTGATCAATCGTCAACAGGCGGTTGGGCTGTGTAGCAACGGTTATGATCCGCTGACCAAAGCACCGATAGTACCACTATTACCGCGTGCCGAACATGATCACTTGCGGACCCTGTTACTGCTCCTGGGCCGGATCGAGCCGGTGTCTACCGGTAGTGTGTTAACCGAACTGTCATCTGGTACACTCAACCTGAGCTGGGGGAGTACCCTGATCACCGTTACCGCTGCACTTGATGAAGCATGGTTGGCCGGCCTGACGATGCTTCGTCGGCGTGGGTTATATGTAGCGGTGATCCTCGCCGATCCGGGACCATCCGATGTGTTGCAAGCGCGACGGTATGGTATCGCTGCCTATCGTCTCGACCGTGCCGGAGGCATTGTGGTGGATGCCTGA
- a CDS encoding pseudouridine-5'-phosphate glycosidase, with protein MLRVAEEVMTALEEGRAVVALESTLISHGLPYPHNLAVAEGLEAEVRANGAVPATIGVIEGVPVVGLNGNELERLATGGEHIRKLSRRDVGLAMVDRADGATTVAATMAIAAAAGIEVFATGGIGGVHRGASRSWDVSADLTELGRTPVLVVCAGAKAILDLPATLEYLETQGVPVVGYQTNEFPAFYTPHSGLLVTAVATDALAAARMWRLQRRYRSFAAPGGMLLCVPPPESSALERDAVEAAIVRALARAEAEGVRGPAVTPFLLAAMAEETSGESIETNIALLRNNTRVAAEVAVRISELG; from the coding sequence ATGCTTCGTGTTGCCGAAGAAGTGATGACTGCACTCGAAGAGGGTCGTGCAGTTGTAGCCCTTGAAAGCACGTTGATCAGCCACGGCTTGCCCTACCCACACAATCTGGCGGTTGCCGAAGGCTTAGAAGCCGAAGTGCGGGCCAACGGCGCGGTGCCGGCAACCATCGGTGTGATCGAGGGTGTGCCGGTGGTTGGGTTGAACGGTAATGAGTTAGAACGACTGGCGACCGGCGGTGAACATATCCGTAAACTTAGTCGGCGAGATGTTGGGTTGGCGATGGTTGATCGCGCCGATGGGGCAACGACTGTCGCTGCAACGATGGCCATCGCCGCGGCTGCCGGTATCGAGGTCTTCGCTACCGGTGGTATTGGTGGCGTTCATCGTGGTGCAAGCCGGAGCTGGGATGTAAGCGCCGACCTCACCGAATTGGGTCGTACACCGGTGCTCGTGGTGTGCGCCGGTGCAAAAGCTATTCTCGACTTGCCGGCAACGCTCGAATATCTCGAAACGCAAGGTGTGCCGGTCGTTGGCTATCAGACCAACGAGTTTCCTGCCTTTTATACGCCACATAGCGGTCTACTCGTTACCGCTGTCGCTACCGATGCACTGGCTGCTGCCCGTATGTGGCGTCTCCAACGCCGTTACCGCAGCTTTGCCGCTCCCGGTGGCATGCTGTTGTGCGTGCCGCCACCCGAATCGAGCGCCCTCGAACGTGATGCGGTTGAAGCGGCGATTGTCCGTGCCTTAGCTCGCGCCGAAGCTGAAGGCGTGCGCGGTCCTGCGGTAACCCCCTTCTTACTCGCGGCAATGGCTGAGGAAACGAGCGGGGAAAGTATCGAAACGAATATCGCATTGCTGCGGAATAATACGCGCGTTGCCGCCGAAGTCGCCGTGCGTATCAGCGAGCTGGGATGA